In Miscanthus floridulus cultivar M001 chromosome 8, ASM1932011v1, whole genome shotgun sequence, the sequence TGGTCTTTAGAAGCCACCCTTCATGAGCACAATATACAGTTGTGTTAGACACATGGTTAAATCAATGCTGAATCAGCAAATGTACCTTCACCGTCCCAAATATAAATTTTAGATTGTGTACGGACTGAACTTTTCAATATAACATCAGACATCTGTCAATAAATGGTTTAGAAATTAAGTGGAAACACTTCATAAAAATAAAGGAAAAGAAATATCAGAGGCCCTAGTAGTCCTATACCTCTCAACGTGTCGCAGTGTTCTCCTAGAAAATGAGTTCACCAGCTACTTAGCAAGGTCTACATCATATTTATAGTTTCCTGAGCATTGAAAACACTATGCATTAGAACTACCCATATAGGGTTGTGCCCGTGCTTTGCAACGGGACAACCATTAGGTATTACATGGGTGAACTATTTAAGCAATAATGACAAAGAATTAACTCAACCATGTGAGTACACTGTGTGTGTGCCAGTAGCAGTAATGCATCCAACTTTGAATCATTTGTCTACTCAAATCATCACAGTTCATGCTAAATTAACTATTCCCTTGTCTGAACTAAAGATGGCATGCTCAGATCGACGTAAAATAGTTCACCCTCAGATGTATGCAAGAAACATATGATCTAGAGAGATTCGACAACTCCTAATGTGCCCACAATAATATGTATAATATCCAaatttataaaataataaatttacATGGTCAATCAACAAACGCCCTCATTTTGAATAATTAGTAAACAGGAGCAAATAAAGCAGGGTACATAGGCTGAAATAGTAAAATCTACATCCAGAATTATTTTATGAAAGTGGAACTGCATATTTCGAAGTATGAATCATGCAAGTTATCCTATTGTACCATTAAATCTTGTGTGCATCAAGAGACAGGGAGGATGCCATCTTATACGTAAGTAAGAACCACAAAGGGTGCATCCCTGCGATGGAATTTAACCAGACATCTGCCCAGCTTTCCTATTTCAGTGAAGGACTGGTAACATCAATTCGTTTCCTACTGTGAGATCCAAACAAGCGCAGGCAACCTCACCTATTTCAGTGAAGGACTGGTAACATCAATTCGTTTCCTACTctgatatcacatgtggagatgtcctgatttgtaagcatcgtacgtgacaacgtgcacgaaatcttctgaaatttttatcatagcctccacatatgatatcacgacatctcaacatgtttcatgattttcggacttcgtttgcattttatagaatttataaacacttcacacgcaatttcgcggacatgtttcgtgaacgagATGtctgaaatttcgggtccgttcctggatacggcctctcataacacacactaacatgactatcaattttcgaatcattaaactccattattcgtaccacgtgcagttcaaatttctaatttccggaaaaattcaagtaaacgaaataaagtaactaaatataacaaaaagccacaaaaaatctccaaattgtaactaggagttcctggtgctttaaaaaggctgcacaaaaaaattggaggccaaaaacaaaaaaaaaacaaaaaaactttgccgagtgccggggcatggcactcggcaaagggtgtctttgccgagtgccagccatcaggcactcggcaaagaatgttttaattttttttttaaaattttctctttgccgagtgcatacacaggagcactcggcaaagaaataattaaaaaaaaaatttaaatctttgccgagcgccgtccagggagcactcggcaaagtattttaaaaataaaaaaattttatttgccgagcgccagatctgagacgctcggcaaagaattttaaaaaaataaaaataaatctttgccgagtgccagatctggggcactcggcaaagaaattaaaaaaaattctttgccgagtgcctaaccgcaggcgctcggcaaagaagaacGTGGCACGGCGCCGTttcacgggcagcctatgccgagtgtatatattttgccgagagtttggcgctcggcaaagaagtcctttgccgagtgcctgtgtttgccaagtgcccggcactcggcaaagaaatctttgccgagtgcaattctttgctgagtgcagcactcggcaaagaaggactttgccgagtgtccgatttttgacactcggcaaagaaatttacactcggcaaagtctctgtttccagtagtgactccctcatcatcaagatcacAATCATCGTTGGCAGCTGGTAGTGAGAGTGAGTCGGTGTAGATGAAGTGAAGCAATGCCTTGAAAACACCGGGCTCCATATCTTGGATGGTTATGTGGCCATGCCTGGTCTTCCTCTCACCGATGAGCCCATAAAGCGCTCTGCCTTGAAGACCGGCGACCTGGCTGCAAGAACAACCTTGTGGGCGTGGAAAACCACTCCTTTAACCTGGAATGTCACGTCCACCCCCTCCTTCGTGTCCAGCAGCTTCCCAAGATTATCTGACAAGTTCGATGGGGGCACCTCGATGATCTCATTCTCGCATGCTGTCGTCTCCGGTCCCGACACCCGATCGCCCACCACAACACTAAGGTTGCACACGATGGTGAGGCGATCATCGAACGTGAGGTACTTCGGGTACACAACATGCAGCTTCTTGATGAACTTTCCAAAGCCCCAGGAATGGCTTGCAATAGTAGGGTCCAGCACGGTGTGCTTAATGTGGAAGCCGCGGGTGATGTACTCGCACGCGCCGGTGGCCGGGTCGACGACACCGAAGCGGACGAAAGCCCTCACCTTAGCCCCTTTAGGGCAGGCTTTGTTGCTCCTGAAGTCGACGAATACGGAGGCATACCCACTCGATTCTTGCCCCCAGTACCCGTCGGAGTAGTAGGAGATGGTCCACTCGTAGCCGCCGACGGCGGAGGCAGCCGAGCAGAGGGCTCTGGCGACGCCGAGGCCCTCGTGGAGTTTGTACCCGTGGATCTCAAACACGTGGGAGCATTGCTCAATCTCTGGGGTGCAACTCGACGTCGTCTTCCTTCCTTCTGGCACCGTCGAcgccgccatggccgtggacTCACGTAGAGAGATATGACGCTAGGGTTTTGCTGCACAGCTGCAGAGGGCGTCGGTTCAATGTCCCGGTTGTCTTTTCCCGTGTCCTTGGGAAACTCTATGCTGGAGGCCGGGGCCACCCGAGATGCCAACAGATGGGCCCAGGATGTCGAGAATGCGTGTATCTTCACTCTACAGTTGTACTAATAACAAATAAATTTCTCTCAAAAAAACTAATAACAAATAAATACATGTTTCTAAAAAAATTGACAAATAAATACATGTCTGCTTTACAACCAGAGGAAATACCCGGGGCGTGTTAGGGTCCGATCATCGGACCGTAACAACGCGCGCCGGCAACGCGCGCGCCAATAACTTCCTGCAACCTCGCGCCGACGCTTCAGTGTTGGCTGCTGGGCCGGTTTGTAGGAGCAGCGGCCTTGACGGTGCCCGGAGTCCGGAGCGAACCAGCCGGTTCTGCAGGATGACTACAGAAaactggctctttgccgactgcaattttatttgccaactgttttttttcgacactcggcaaagaggtccctttgccaactggaatttcctgcagtcggcaaagcaggatttgccgactgcctggatttgccgactgccaggcagttggcaaagccatggctttgccgactgccaggcagttggcaaagaattgcagtcggcaaaggcaggcCATGAGTGACGCCATCCACGCcgtcacctttgccgactgccactccgtcagcagtcggcaaaggcgcaggctttgccgactgccatcctccctggcagtgggcaaaggctctttgccaactgccactgatggcagtcggcaaagaattaattttttttttcgattttcgatcccagtttttttgtgttgccttgatacagtaagtacatgatatattccaagtttggggtcattttgatttattttgctatattccgtagattttttctgtttctttgattttttccgacagctccagatttgaactgcaggtacatgaaataatggaatccggccattcagaaaatgatattcatgatgtttggagcatgttgaggccgtgtgcagggCCTCAcgtgaaatttcgaccgtgttggtgtcggaacacgccgagccacgcgcgtgaaaagtgtttttaaattttataaaatcgaaacggagtccgaaaatgacgaaacttgacgacgtgtcttgtcatcgcatgcggaggctgtgataaaaatttgagaaagtttcgagcaagtggcgacgtcacatgtggagatgtccaggttttagccacccgacgtcgccacttgctcgaaactttctcaaatttttatcacagcctccgcatgcgatgacaagacacgtcgtcaagtttcgtcattttcggactccgtttcgattttataaaatttaaaaacacttttcacgcgcgtggctcggcgtgttccgacaccaacacggtcgaaatttcacgTGAGGccctgcacacggcctcaacatgctccaaacatcatgaatatcattttctgaatggccggattccattatttcatgtacctgcagttcaaatctggagctgtcggaaaaaatcaaagaaacagaaaaaatctacggaatatagcaaaataaatcgaaatgaccccaaacttggaatatatcatgtacttactgtagcaaggcaacacaaaaaaactgggatcgaaaatcgaaaaaaaaaattaattctttgccgactgccatcagtggcagttggcaaagagcctttgcccactgccagggaggatggcagtcggcaaagaatttctgagaaaaaaatcaaaaataacctttgccgactgccagggagcagagcagtcggcaaagtattttttaaaaaaaattaaaaaaaaaaatttttgaaaaaaaaaataatagacctttgccgactgcgtcacatgctggcagtcggcaaagggaaaaaaataataaaaaaaggaaaacatcGCCTTATCCGCTcggcccgccctcccctcccccaaaatcccgctcgcccgccgccgccacccaggccgcccccgccgtcgacgccgtcccgcgccctccccctcccccgcgcCCCTCCCCTTCGGCCTGCAGTCTCAGCCCTCCCGGCGTTCCGCGCTCCCCCTCCCCTTCGGCCCCTCTCGCCCTGCCCCTTCTGCCTCGctccccctccccttcttcctctcgccccctcccttcttcctcttctccctccctgcccctcctctccccctccccttctcccctctctccctccccttcGTCCTTGCCTCCCCGCCCCTTTCCTCTCTATCCCTCCCCTTcatcctctccctccctccccgctTCCGCTCTGCTctctcctccccttctccccATCTCTCCTCCCATCGTCCTCGGgtctccccttccccttcttcctcagttctctccctccccttcttcctctctccccttcccttctTCCGCTCGTCTCCTCGCCTGCCCTTCTTCCTCTCTGCCCCGCCGTCCCCTTCTTCTCTCTCGCCCTCCTTTCTTCCTCTCTCCCCCCCCGCCTCCCCTTCTTTTCTTCTCCCTCAGCCCCTCTCTTCTCTTCCCTCCGCCTGTTCTTCCGCCCCACCGCCCTCTCTTTTCCCATCCCCTGCACTGCAGCTTCTtcctcccccctcccccctctCGCCCGCCCCCCCTCTCTTTTGCCCGCCCCTCTCTCTTCCCCCCCCTTCGCTTTCCCCCCCTTCTTTTcccctcccttcccctttcctcccTCCCTTCCCCATCCCCTTCTCTCCTACCCctcccctctccttccccttcccttCGCTCCTCCTctttcctctccttcttcttccccctCTTCTCATTCCTATCTCTCCGCTCCCACCCCCCTTCCCCCTTCTCTTCTCGCCCTCCTCCTCTCGCTTCTTTCCCCTCTCCTTCCTCGCTTCCCTCCTTCCGCTCTCCTTTCTCCTTCCTCCTGTCCCTTCGTTCTCCTTCCTCTGCCTCATCGCTtcctctcctccccttcctctctctcctctccttcccctcctctcttctccgtCCTCTCTCACTCTTCTCCACGCNNNNNNNNNNNNNNNNNNNNNNNNNNNNNNNNNNNNNNNNNNNNNNNNNNNNNNNNNNNNNNNNNNNNNNNNNNNNNNNNNNNNNNNNNNNNNNNNNNNNCGGGCAGCCACAATTGCCGTCGGGTAGCGCCGGAAAAAAGGATACTCTGCCAGAGGTATTGCAGGAAGATGCAAAAGAACGAAAAAGCAGCACAATACCTTGCCAAGACCAGTGCTAGCTTGAAATCGGAATTCATTCCGTTGCTGTAAACGACACAGAGCGACACCTTGCCTTGGACCTCatggtctttgaggcaggcctaccCATGGTGTCGACCCCACCAAACAGGCAAGATACAAAGCAGGCGCACCCCTCGGTGTTGATCCCAAATGAGACTGAGCCATCACAAGACAACGACGATGCGGCCCCGGCTGGACCAGGACAGACGACCGCAAAAGCAATGCTGGACGGAGATCGTCAGCCGCCCGAGCAGCCCGCCATGGACCACGGGTTCGTTTCTGCCCCCGCGGCCGACGCGGCCCAAGATGCGAGCGAAGCGACTACTGAGCAGGCAGCCACGGCGACGATCATCGAACGCACTGGGTCCCAAATCGCCCAAACGCCTCCTACAGCCTTGCATGCACAGCCGACAAATGACGCAGACTCGACGCCTCCTACAGCCTTGCATGCCCAGCCGGCAAATGACGCAGACTCGATGGCCAGCCCAGCAGTCGCCATGCTCACTCCTAGGGGCATCTCCAACACGGCAACACCGACGACGGCAGTGGCTGCCCAAAGGCTTGCCACGTTCACCAACACGGTTCAGCTTAAACGGCGATCGCCACTCATTCGCTCACCGCCAAAGCAAAAACCGCAAGCCAAGATACCGGCCGTGCCTCTTGGAGCCGGTGCATTGCCGCACAGCAGATGGGGCATATCCCAGCATCCAGACAGGGTGAGGTGCTGCTCCAGAAGAAGATGGGAGGCACACTTCAGTTTACCCCGCCGCCGGCGTCGCAGCGATCGCTGGACTCCTTCTTCCATTCCAGCCTCTCTGCGAGCCACGTCGCTGCGCTTGACGAGCTGTTCCCGGCCGCCAGGACAAGGGCTATCAGAACGGGCCAGCCCTTGGCTGCCAGGGCCTAGTGCGGCCTTCAAACAAACAGTCGTAATCACCAATGGATAACACAACTATCTTGTCATGGAACGTGCGCGGTCTCAACGCGAAGGCCCGACGAGACTGTGTTCGTACTCTAGTCGGTGACATCCGGCCGACGATCGTTTGTCTGCAGGAGACAAAACTGGATGTAATTTCACAATACACTGTATTCTCTTTGCTTGGAGTAGGCTTCAGTGAGTTTGCGTATTTGCCTGCTTCTAGTACTCGTGGAGGAATCCTTGTCGCTGGGCAGTGCTAGCGACGTAGCTTTCACTAGAGGTCCTAATTGGCTGCTTCTCAGTCACCGTTGCTGTGAAACCTCTCTCAGCAACAGCGAAGCACAGGCCAGCTGGTGGCTCACCACAGTATATGGACCGCAGGAGGACGGGGACAAACTGATCTTCCTCGAGGAGCTTGAAGCCATACGTGACGCTGCTCCGGGGCCATGGGCTGTGATCGGGGACTTCAATCTAATTCTGCATGAAGCGGACAAGAGCAATGACAGAATTGACAGAGCCAACTTGCGCCGCTTCAGGCGAACTGTTGCCGCTCTAGAACTCCAAGACCTTCATCTCCACGGTCGGTGCTTCACCTGGAGTAATGAGAGGGACGTCCCAACGCTAGTGCGCCTTGACAGAGTACTGGTGTCCATCGACTGGGACAAGAGATTCCCAAACTCTCACCTTCGCGCTCTGGGAACTGATGCTTCGGATCACTGTGCCTTGCTGCTACAGACCAACACGGGCCAGATGTCCAAGGCGAGATTCCACTTCGAGCTATTTTGGCCCAAGTTCGACGACTATGCGGAAGTTGTGGCCAATGCCTGGCAGCGGCCAATCTGCCCCCACGACCCCTTGTCTGGCCTAGACGGCATGCTCAGGGCGCTGGTGCGTGAGCTACAGCGTTGGTCCGCAACAAAGATAGGGGGAATCAGAGAGCAGTTGCTGATGGCCCGGGAGCTTGTGCTACGGCTTGACAGGGCGCAAGAACGCAGGCAGCTGTCGGAGGAAGAGCTCAGGCTACGGAAGCGAATGAAGATGCGCTGCTTGGGGTTATCTTCCCTGGAACGTACCATGGCGCGACAGAGACCACGAGTCCGACAGCTCAGGGAGGGGGATGCCAACACGGCTTACTTCCACCTCATTGCTCGGGGACGGAAGAGAAGAAGCTTCATACCGGCTCTGACAGTGCATGGCCAAATGATCGCCGATCAGGCTGGCATGCAGCAAGCTCTGCACGACCACTTCGCCGCTGTTTTTGGGACTGCAACTAGGGGGGATGACGCTGAACTTTCAGGCACTGGGGATTCAGCCTCTCGACCTCAGCGCACGAGGGCTTCAAACGCTGGCTCGCCTGTAGGTGGGATGGTCACCCTTGAATGttgttcatttcaaaatgtagcacTTGCAAAACACTAACGCGGCCGTGGAACGGCTTGTATTGCTCAAACTCTTTCTatctaatacaatgatacgcatcgcttgtgcgtattcgagaaaaaagctTACAACAAACAACGCACTTCCACTTCCTTTTTTTATTAATGAACCAGCTAAGATAGTGCCTGTTTATATTGATACAGAGCACTTTGTTCTAAGAGACTACCTGCAGGAAGAAGGAAACAGCAACAGTTAGTCAAATTATATGCAAGTTTTGTGCATAAAACTTGCTTCAGCAAATTTATGTTCCAAATAAGATGATATTGATTCTTTACGAACTGACTATGTATTATAAGAGAAAATAAGGGTCAAAAATAAAATTTCTCTGGTCAAGTATGTTTATTATTTGTGGATGGAGGGGAATACGCAAGAAAGTTTCCAATTGCGCACCAGTTCGCTGAAGGCCGAATTCCGATATGGGTTGAGCCAAAACTATCGCTTGCAAACAGGCCGCAGGCAAGTTTGGGCTGGATAGCTCAGCTCCGATTGGGCTAAGGTAATTGTTGGCCCAAACCATTTGCGTCCATCCAGTACCTTCTGAATTTTAGAAGTAatatatgaaaaaaaaacatgaaaGAAAAACAGAATAAATTTCAACAGGAAATGTGTTATGATTATACCATAACTTTTTTAGACAAAGGAAAATCTAATAAAAATAAAGTTCTAGCTTTTGTAAAGGTAATATACACAACCATTACAAAAGATagaaaagaaataaataaaaatgaGAACCGTACCAGGAAGCTCTAAGCACTTGGGTTTCAAATTTAACATATATCAAAACCATCGATCAACCTACATTCCAACTACAAATAGCTTTGACGCAGTTACCTCTCTTGTATCATGAAGAGAGATATGGCCAAAGACTTTAAAACCTTATCATCGTCCTCCTACAAAAGACGAAGATGATGAATAGTGAATCTAAAACATCTCACATGTTCACATGTTACCGAAGTCCACCTGGTGTCTACAAACTTGTCAATCTTACAGAATTGGCAAACTCAAACTGATGGCCGAATCAAATGACCTAGTAAGTGTCATTCCATTGAACAGTAGATGGACTTCTTCTTAGTTCCATAAAATTTACCATGAAAGCAACAACACGGTGGGATGAGGCATGAGATCTTACAAAGGGTTACCTCTAGGAAGGGACATGACTAAAGGCTACATTAGGGAACACACCCTTTGTCATGCACGCAAACGTCACCATCTCATCATAATGTATGTCATGCACCAACCATAGCACCACACACCATTACACAGTAAACTTCATCACCGCCGGGAAAAAAACACCCCACCATCGTCGGTTTTGCTTGCCGGTGGTGAAAGTGGGCAGTGATGAGGATTTTTATCGCCATCGTCTCCTAGGGAACCGGCGGTGAAAATCAAAtaaaatttttttaaaaagtgtCTTCCGCCATATGTTCCATCGATGTCTACACCTGCCACCGTCTGAGCCTGCACCCGCCGCAGTTCACGCCATCCATGCCTGCACCCACCCCTACCGCCGACGCTGTCCTCACACAGATCCGCTACCACCTCGGATTCGATGACGATGTATACAACGAGCTTGAATGCCATATCTATGCGAAGGAGGGGCCCGCGACAGAGGTGGTACGGTGGAAGGGGGAAGGTAGGGAGAGGGAAGATGGGGTGGTGGCGATAGCGGTGGAGGAGGGGTGCAAGTGGAAAGAAGGGAGGAGGGGCAGCGTCGGCGGTTGAGGAGGGAGTAGGGGCGCGGGTGGGGACAAAGAGGGTGAGTAAGGAGAGAGGCGGCGGCGACTGAGGGAGTTAGGGTCAGGGTTTGTGGTCGGCGGTTATATATAATTAGGGCTATTTATCACCGCCGGTTGAAGCCACAAACTGGCGGTGAAAAACCATTATCACCACCGGTTTCTAATGAACTTGCGGTGAAAATAGCGTTGGTAAAAACGTTTTTTTTTAGTAGTGATACCCAATGCCGCCCTAACATAGATATACTGAATCAGCTCTAACAATCGTTAGGGTGTCAAATCCTACCGCTCAACGGACAAAGAAGACGAGGGGGTACAAAGGGATAGGAATAAATGCCCCCGAGGTGGGTGGCGCGCGGCAGAGGAGAATGAGGTTAGGTCTAACTAGTCCCCTCCCCCCAAAGTTATAACGGATGTATGCAGAAACTAGAATATTCTATATTCGGTTACTAAAAAGAGTTGTGATCTATCACTATTCTACGTTGTGGATGGAAGGAGCTAGTAGTTCATGCCCGGCTTTGCTGGTGGGGTTGCCAGTTGCATTGCCTGCGCCCCCACGCTGGCGTTGTCGTGCTAAAACTCGCAACTCGACCGGTACAGATGGAAAGTATGTAGCAACCTGTTGGCCCGAGGAAGTGGCGTGCGTGATAATGCTCAGGCGCCGTAGCCTGCTGCCAGCTTAATTCTGATTCTTCCagtgggagagagaagagaagccTGCCGGACATGGAAGAGAGAGAGGCGTCGTCCTCTACTAATTAGGGACAATTAACGGGACATCAGTCGTCAGCAGCGGGATGAACATGCATGCCGCGCGTATTCACTAATGTTCGTCAACAGTCAAGTATTTTTTTTTTACGAGAGATAAAAGTCAAGTAGTGACATCCTGAGTTCCTTCCATATGTCGAGGGAGCACACTCGAATGAACTCATCTCCTCTTCCGTCTGACTTCACACTAGCAGGTCTCATCGCGAAATAAAGCCCCAACTGAAAGTTCAGTAGGTGGTGTTTGGATggtccttctaaattttagtcgttgtcgcatcgaatatttggacacatacacagagtattaaatatagactaattacgaaattaattgtatagtttacgactaatttgtgagacgaatcttttgagtctaattagtccatgatttaacaatatgGTGTTGCAGTAAACATATACTGACGATGgaataattaggcttaaaaaattcgtctcgtgggataatgacggattatgtaatttatttttttattaatatccgaacacctCATACAACATTCTTCCAAcacaccttctaaattttagccAGTTGCACCACCTAAATACCCTCTACCTATCAGCATCTCAAACTGAAAGATCGCCAACGACCGACCGAGCAGCCGCGGTTGACATTCGTGTGTGATCATCTCATCTTCCCCCGACTCACCTCCCGGCACGTCGTCGTTTGTCGTCCCATCTATCGGTCATCAGTGCgtggggcgtgggcgtgggcgtggcagcCACCAAGACAGGCCCCCTCGTCGTCGGATTATTCATTCATTCCACCTCTCGTCCTTAACTCGAGAGCCACATACAGCTCAGGCTTCTCTGATCGATCTGCAGACAGACAGGCCGCGAGAAGAGCTAGCAGATCTGATGATGAGCCAAACCTCGTCTGCCTGCTGACACCCGGTACGCATGCATATATGGCCGTTGTTCACTGCTTGCCCTTTGACTCTGTTTTTTCTCTTCGGTCGTTCGGCATGTCA encodes:
- the LOC136468988 gene encoding BTB/POZ and MATH domain-containing protein 4-like, producing the protein MAASTVPEGRKTTSSCTPEIEQCSHVFEIHGYKLHEGLGVARALCSAASAVGGYEWTISYYSDGYWGQESSGYASVFVDFRSNKACPKGAKVRAFVRFGVVDPATGACEYITRGFHIKHTVLDPTIASHSWGFGKFIKKLHVVYPKYLTFDDRLTIVCNLSVVVGDRVSGPETTACENEIIEVPPSNLSDNLGKLLDTKEGVDVTFQVKGVVFHAHKVVLAARSPVFKAERFMGSSVRGRPGMAT